Genomic window (Diabrotica undecimpunctata isolate CICGRU chromosome 6, icDiaUnde3, whole genome shotgun sequence):
TTAAATAAAGAGAATATGACACACACGTATTAGGCTAGTAAAGAAAAAAACAGCTAAACATTTTTATACAGGTTTTGAATGTTCTAAATAAGGGATAGCTGATAACAAATCCTTAATGACatacagctaattttgctttgttttttttttaaatcatgaaaagtgagaaaataattttttgcctataaaatgtttcttttcaaatagttaaaacaaaaattgttgattttaaaaagttttttattttctaaattgaAATACATAAACTACATTAAATATAACTACTACATTGATCTAGTTTACtgaaaaaactttattaatattgctatcatttgtatatttgaaaacgatctctttatatagagatcgaaacgtcagtaaattaaacctatgaataaatattttgtggcttatgcCCTactgtctcctaaaaatacagaatgccacaaacaaaaagctataaaaaacaagtaattttgcagaaagcttactgatgccaccggttgccgcggaagttacgctaaaacgtcttttgacgtgacccgcccttaaagagttacacaatgaaatgtttttaaaacaaattttaagacagtttccacaccacccgagaggtatgtcttgtggcgcgttacttttttttaaatgggtgttcgccaagagccatattttcccattaaataaaataaacaaaacacttaaacagtataaaacaaaacaaaataaaatcctataaaacaaaataaaattctataaaaacaaaataaaaataattttggatgtaacaaaacattgttctattctaacacaaacactatacacacttactatgttcttctcgttttttttttgttattggtttttttatgctgatgttcctactaaactattagaaaatattattcgctgtctaaatctgaagatgcagtgctgctatcgctgtcattatcttcacctggtgtaattataattggctctagtaaaacttcgacatgagtgtcaagttcccatatacgatattcttctttaattatgtgacctatacatttagcccatttctctggagttacatggatgattgcttgaatcaaaagttcgttaacttcgtttaatttgaacgttttgttattgcgtgctacttctcctttcacttgcgcccagataagttcaatgggattaagttcgcaatgataaggtggtagacgcagaactttaacaccataatcttttgcagtttcatccacaacatatttaagatattcacttttccttaaccgtgcaatgtcaagtaagtagttgaattttgagcattgattcttcgtatgcaatccccttttctgtaagccattcttgaattctccctttccgccatgccgtcgtcggtaattgttctagtctgcggctatgatatggcgcattgtccataacaaccacagacccagattccaattttggtaagattctcttaaactagcgctcaaatacttcagaagtcatttcttcatgataatcacctgtttttttgactcaaattgaagcaaaccatcatcaaggaaccctgtatcacttcctatatgggtgatgattaaacgccgtccctttcctgatggagcctttaatcctgtagaccaaccttctataaatgcttcgcgtttactttttacatttaaatcttgccaaatttttccaactgtatgaccttcgttaatccaggtttcatccaaataatatattttgcatccagtgctgcgaatttttcgtatttcttctaaatattttcttctccacagaataatttcatttttttctaatagcatactttttctgttgcgttttacgtatcgaaagttcatttcgtgcatggtcctgattaagatcctacgagatatcttgggtaaagagtcatcattttcgagctcttgagaaatttttttcagtgttggaattttactccgaaaataaaatgaatgaatttttcgacgtataatagtccttgtctcgtcatccaaaataatgcttttcctacctctagttttacctttttcttgctttttattttccgatgtatttttaagtacatgataaatacagctaacggatacttttgttaaactgctacaaatgtcaaccgcttggctaacgtttaatgccatttttctgccgacaattccttcataaacgtttcgtatcattaccttctcttcggacgttaacattttccgtctcttttgcggcttttcattcttggaatcaacatcagaattttgctgtcttctcttggaacaactcggtttttcgtccattgtatttcaataatctggatatatactatatatacaataatttcaaagaatataactaaatatttactataaaacgacaaactataataacactcttattatcaataacacgttttatcaatactacaatacagtattgataaaacagtattgacaacaataagtttacaaacttatcacataaaatatactcacaaaaacacatgcactatttacccatagaaacaccaatgttttcttcgttcatttcttcggcaaaaaataataaaaactagttttaccgcatgtctggatccgaattgtaaaaccgagttccctcgctaattccaacattgccaaacgattgaaaaataatgttttaaaatatcgatttttattttataaatttaaatacgtaacgaaacggaacatataaataaaatttattttattacaattttgtgcttaatgtttactattgaaaaaatcatgttttttggtatttttatgacggtaataatcgctgcgtggaagaatacaggttttgtatgaccataattactacttgtgaacaagatttggctacactgtacgacaacttctggtcaagtctactatagagaagcacaaataaatatactactttatatattctgtaatttcttatgaggaaacgcaaattgcaatcgagaaaacaggcagttttcgaaggccgctgtgtacatttaaatttgaggatattcggcgtttaaactatgaaatcactcttctgaattgagggtttctactatagagGTATGTAGCAGATCGAAATTGATTCTTTATGGCTTTAGTtgtaagatatattaaaaaattacacAGAACGTTTCATTAAACTTGTTACTAGAAAAACTGTTGAAAAGTGCTGACTTTTTTAAGCATTCATAATAACTGGCAGTTTATATGTCAGGCACTTGTAAGTAGGCTCACTGAAAAGACGGTTAAAGATCACAATTAAAGTGATGGTACTTCAAATTGGAACGGGCTGAAAAAGCAATATTTGTTTCTATTTCAGACAGGAGCTTGATTTTTGTATTTGCGGTAGCTCGATAAAATACGAATTGTGCTATTTTCACCTCCCGGAAATCAGAAAATCTCGGAAaaaattaattaagtaaatttttccatatataagataaattttttaaattattttttaaaaatctttaaattttattgattactgtatattatttatataaatagatACTTATAGATTCGtcttcaattttaatttaacccttatccgggcaaGGTGGGTCCAACAGGCACGAAACGCCAATCCTTTTAtaataaactgataaaaaatttttattgaattttatgcatCACTGAATTTGTTTAGAAATATGTTTCCTTCAAAATAGTCATAAGTCAAGAACACCGTAATTTTTTCCAGGGTATGCGTAAATATTAACCccttttttcaaataaaattgcctGATAGATTTACAGTTTTCATTTATTTATCAAATAAGTCTTTATTTGGCTCCAAATATTTattacttgtaaataaatattttttctacaaaagttttCTTGCATTCCATTATTTTGTACAAATACTTCAGGTAGATCGCACCCTCGAGGTGGACCGTATACTATAGTAGCAccttttttttaatctagacaattaaatttaactttaataacaaatcaaaaaataatattagaaatatatgggtaaatatgaATAGTACATTTAAGAACAGTGATGGGCTCAACTGACCCGAGTTGCCCGGTTACGTAAATAAAATATGTTGCCTGAATAAAGGTTAAATGAAGACATATTTTAGTATGATTTAGctatacggctcacactccctctaaggggaaaattcactcaccccagatacctacggtatcaaaaggattgagctctggtgggacttttTTCGTATTAtggagccctaggtgacttgatatgctggagtatctcccaaaaatttcgtacacatctggacgtcgcgaggagtgcAGCTTTCTGCATGCCTTATAAAGATATtaatttagacccagctgttttatgttcccTATGAGGTTTTTGGGactaacaccagtagtagatagaataatacgtagtgtctgggtactttccatttaACATTGTCTCCTaattatgtgtattattatatttattattttataagtaataatattatatacCTCGGCATaggtatataataaatttaattcgtTCCGTAACATTGCCCGTATGTCCAATTTATCGTATATCAAAACATATTTCTTCATTGAAATTATTTGAAAAGCTAGTAATCATCTACAAGAAGAAACATTTATCAGAAATAACAAATACATAttctataaaaatacaaaagaaagtaATATGATTACGAAACCGCTTAATTTTCGTCACTGGTCTTCATTTTTTTCGTTATGCTTTACTCATTTTTGCTAAAACTGTCCTAAGAGATTTGTTTCTTCACCTCATTTCGAGTATGGCTAAAATGAGTAAGGCATATTTTGTTGAACAACTATAATGCAATCAGTTGTAACTTTTACGGATTAATTTTTATTCACGAATTCTACAACGTTTCCCCAAATTCTTCATTCCGTACAAGAGATATAAAGATCTCCTTTATATTTCTTGTAGGGATAACTTGCTTTATTTCTGGTTTCCATTCAAAACCAGTTTTTAGTTGAATCTCATCTCTCTCAATCACCTTCAGACACACGGATTATCCCAAAGAAACAATTTTTTCTACCACTGACACTTTAAATAACAGAATAATCCATCCCATAAATAATTTCCTGGAATGCATTCGGATTTGCCCTTAATTGTCGGAATAAACTAAGTCTCTGGGGTTTTCCGAGTAGTATACTAGCAGCGGCTTGATTTCTCAGTCGCTACTCACATTGGCGCAAAGTGCTAGAGTTAATCCATCCTTTATCAATTTATGACCTAGCATCGTCTTCTCCTCTGCGGTTATGTAAGTGCTATTTGGCATACTTTTTCAGAATAGCCGTTTTTTCACATTTAAAGACTTGCTAAGGAACGTATCCTTTGGTTTCTATCAGTCCGGCAAACGTTTTGATGTAAACCTTAGTTGCCTTTTCATCTAAACTTGCTGCCTCATTATACCTAACGACGGAGCGAATGCTGGTCCTTTTCCTAAAGTTGTCAAACTAGACTCGACTGGCTTTAAAGGAGTATTCCGATTCTTTGTTTGTGGAAGTGTGTGAAATCTTCTTCAGTACATCATCGTAAATCGGTCGTGCCTAGGACATAAGGGGGATACAAGTTGATTTCAAGGCTAGTAGTATTATACTAGGAACCTGAGATCTCGTTTGTGACCGTATCGAAAGGTAATAAAGTGCTTAAAATTTCGTTGATTAATTCTATGTTTGCACCAGAAATCATTCTCAGTGCTTTTTGAATTAAGAGATCTGCCAATACTGCAGCTATGTGACATGCATATTAGTGCGAACCTTTGGAGCATAATATAGAAGATGGAATTCCATCTAGTTGGTATGGATCGTACCAAAAGTTTTTCCATAAACACGTTGCTACGTCTAAAAAAAGTAACTATGGTTCTAACTTCGGTAACTAAATTTTTTAATACCGCATTGTTTATATCCTCTAGGTCATTTCTAAAAACTAAATTTAATCATCAAATTAAATATGTGTGCAAAATAATGCAGGTTTTTATCATCTCCGAGCAAATTCCTCACTCCAACGACCATTCCAACCAGAGTTACTTCATGGTATGGCAGATGTAATCCCCAATATGACTTTAGCGAAGGCGTCGAACCATTAATATCATTGTCTCAAGACTGTTATTTTCTTAAGGTCTCCGGTTTTTCACCGGTTATATATACCAATATATTTATAAAGCAATGTGTAGTTGTGAGATTTTCAtagtaatcttcttcttcttcttcagtgccttatccggtccggatgttggcgatcatcaaggctatcatagtgttgttgactgctctgcgaaacagctccgctgaggtcatcccaaaccattgtcggagatttttcaaccacgagatacgacggcgtcccggtgctcttctgccaaatactttaccctgcataacgagttgaagaattcgatatttttcttcgttccgcatcacgtagccgaggtactcaagcttacgttgtttaattaaattaagcacttctttttcttttgtcatgcgctgtaggacctcaacgttggtgatatggtccacataagatatttttagtatccttctatatatccacatctcaaaggcttcgattcgtttttcagtggcttgcgtcagtgtccaggcttcaactccatatagtaacactggaagaacgtagtacctcactatccgcatcttggttcccaaactgagatcactgcagcacagcaaggatctcaatttaataaatgtagaccgtgccatttcaattctggcactaatctcttgagcgtagtcccattgtacgttgagggtagttccgaggtaagtgaatctgtcgactctctggatctcttcgctacctgccattagtgccccggaaTCTAAATTTTTTACGGCTGataaccatgaatttagttttcttaatattgaggttcagtccgtatgttacgctcacagttcgcactcggtctagtaaggcctgcagatcgtttaggctggttgctagtaacacagtgttatcggcgtagcggatattatttatgtattcacctttcactcggattcccatgtctaggtttgtgagggcttcattaaaaatctcctcagagtatatattgaaaagagtcggcgatagcacacatccttgtcttactcctcgcatgatttTCACTTGgacggtcagctggtcttcgaccttgacttgagcacgctggttccagtataaattcatgatgatccgaatgtccttctcatccaatcccactctttgtagtgcggtgaccatcttctggtgctaacaacggtcaaatgccttggcgtagtcaataaaacaaatatagacatcacaactgacatcgcggcatctctgaagtaggacttgtaaggtgaaaagtgcttcacgtgtacctatggaattgcggaatccgattactatttaaatgggaataagccacaattaaaggttaaaatacctttattgacgtttcaatttccacttcggaaatcgttctcaaaatacaaacattagtaaattaatgaATATCTGTTTAAAAACAGTGGCGCCCTTTTTTTGTAATGTGTTATTCTCTTACCagtttcttttttgttgttttttatatattctttcttTTATGTGTTTCTCACCTCTATGAACGACCCCGCCCATAATCTACCAGAGCAACGGTAAATTGGTTTCTTCAAGCAAATAGTGTATTAATGTTCTAGGTTTATTTTTCAGTAATCTAGATCTAGGTAATGCACAGTACTAGAAAATTTGTTACTATGATTACTTATTATTTCCGTTTGTTAAAAGGAATATTATTACTAATAAGCTAGTTAACAACAGCAAGTATTGACTCTTAGAGATCTGACAGATTTTAGGGtatcaataaacgtattttaacctttaattgtggcttattcccatttaaatagtaattaatttaaaatgccacaagaaaatagcttcagaacaatatgcggaatccgaattgcatttcaccgacattttttTCATAGTAATAAAGCGtgcatattttatcaattttaaatGCAATGTTATTCGAACCCTAATATTTACTTTTAACGTTTTGACAATTTTCAACAGGGTTATTAAATTTCCTAACTAGTAAACTTTGCTTGTTCATACACACAATGCTATTATTTCTGCGCAATTGAGTTTCTAGAAGTTGCAATTACAACTGTACGTACTCCACTTCGTTAAACTTTAAGAGACAATATTACCATTATTATTAAGGAGAATTTTGATTATGTTTAAAACTTAGATAGAAGataaataacaaataattttattttcttaaactatactgtgctaaatatttatttgaacttTTTTCAGCATAAACAATTTTGTATAAAAAACTAACATTGCATCATAAAGGAGAACCGTGACCATTAGGTTCATTATCATCAAGTcgttttatcgaaaataatgaatgaatgttCTACAAGGAACCGAAACTCGTGCTGTCGATTAAGCGATGAAAAAAACAGGAGAAAGTTTGAACATAACATTGAAAAGTAAAACTCTTAGATTAGGTAATCTCTGCCAGGTCAAACGCGAAGATTTAGGTTTCCTTGTAAGTCCATTTGTTACTAGTATATAGGTAGtacaaaaaatgaatttatttatttttactcttTTTTAAAGTGTCATAGTTAAGCTATACTTAAGAttaaactaaattatttaattgttttcacatatatttacacaatgaataAAAAAGATAGGTCTACCAAGATTTATTGACTAATAAAATGCtatttttaaaatagttacaTGTAGGCAATTGAAAATTAAACAATAGCCGCATCTTTAAACAAAAACGAATTAATTTAGTATGGGATTTCATTATAAGTATTTAGTATAAGTTTCAGCATATGGGAATAAAATTGATCTTTCTCGAAAAAAGCCACCCGCCCGTTTAGCAAGAAGTAAAACCtagtttatttgaaattatttaatttcaaagcaatacttattataaaatacaatattaaaaataaattatttacaaagtttattaaaGAAATGTATATTAATCAgaaatgtttatgttttacaataaAGATTATCTCAAACATtactaaaaaaaatagaaaaatttaaaaaaaaaattgtttaaacaaataagATGGTTTATTTCGTTAATACTTCACATATTTCCTCATCCGTCATAATTTGCTGTTTCTGGGGTTCTTTCAAATCAAGAATTTAACTCTTTTTACTTATGTTAAATCCCCTGAAAGGGTGCCGGATTATTGGACGTGTCAGTTTATTTAGGTTTGAATCCTCTTTTTTTAGGCGCTTCTACTGTAATACTTTTCTTctttcaatttgtttatatttagtTTACAAAATGAGTTAAAGCTAAATtaagagaaaaatcagaatttgatctTTATTTCCGATTGgaagtatatctcaagaaataatgTTAATCTTCGAAATAAATAATATAGGTATAAAtacatacaattaaataaataacttattaaaataatctTCTTAATATCTTCGAAAATTTATGTTAGAGGAGGACGAAAATAAAGATGTCCCCAACCAAGTGAAAGATTTTGAGGATGAACTTTACACAGATGCGGAAGATCAGCCAACGGATGAAAGAGTTGGTGATTCTGATACTAAAGAAGAAGACAAAGGAAGAACCAGATTTATATGACAATTTATTTTACGTTGGAAAAGATAAAACCACTAGATGGATAAAAACCCCGTGCGCGAAGAAGCAACGCACTGAGCCACCTAACCTGGTTGCACGTCTTCCACGAGTAATACATGAAGCACGACTAAGTTACATATAGAATGTTGGAGTCAGATATTTTCTGATACATGCTACAAACAATAGTCAAGTTCACATACCAGTACATTCATCTTGAAGTTAGGGATCGCTATGACCGACAACTTGATGCAACTGACACGGACATGACAGAACTCAAGGCCTTCATAGGCCTTGTATATCTAGCAGGAACTTTGCACGTCAACAAAACGATGTTAGAGGATCTCTGATGTAGAGATGGATACGGCGTGGAAATATTTCGACTGGTTTTAAGTCTAAAAAGGTTTTAAGTTTCTTATGAGATGCCTGCGTTTCGATGACCGCATCACCAGACCTGAATGGAAAGCTGTTGACAACATTGCGCAGACTCGTGAACTCTTCGACGATGTTGTTCATAATTGTAAACATAGCTATTCAATAGGACAGTGTGCGACTATTGACGAAGAACTGAAAGCTTTTAGGGGACGTTGCAGGTTCAAACAATATATCCCTTCAAAGCCATCCAAATACGGAGTAAAAATTTATGCTATGGGTGATGCAGTTACTTTTTATAGTTAAAGCCTAGAAATACATGCTAGAAAGCAACCCCAGGGACCCTGTAAACAAAGTAATAAACTATCTGATGTCGTTAGAAGATTGGTAAAACCTATTTATAGAACAGGGCGCAATATAATGGCAGATAATTGGATTAGAGATGTGCAACTTGTTACCGAATTAAAAAGTAATAGACTGTCGTATGTTagcacaataaaaaaataaaagggaactgCCAGTATTTCTGCCAAATGTAAAAGGGCGACCACCACAGTCAACTATGTTTGGTTTTGGAAAACATTCCACTATTGCTTCCTACGTAGCAAAAAAGTATCAAAATATTCTTGTTATATCTTCTCAGCATTACGATGATTTCATAGATCAGACGTCAAGACAAGCTACGAAACCGGACATAATCACACATTATAATAAAACCAAGTCAGGTGTCGACGTTGTCGATAAGCTTTGCGCTTCCTACAATCTTGCTAGAAACACAAGTCGTTGGCCCATGGTCGTCTTTTTTTCCATGCTGAACGTTGCAGGCATTAATGCTCAAGTGATTTCAATCGAAAATGGACAGGAGAATATACGGCGTCGCCTTTTTCTTATGAAACTGGACCATGAGTTAACCTTACCACAATTACAAAAAGAAGTCTTATGGCACAAGGAATACCACGTTCTCTTTCTGAAGCGCTTATCAGATTTAGACCAACGGAAGAGCACGATGAAGAAGCTGAACTAGTGACTGCAGAAGATGTAGCTCAAACAGAGCGTCGTCGCTGTGCTTTATGTTACACATCATGACCAAAACCATTTGGAAAACCAC
Coding sequences:
- the LOC140444638 gene encoding uncharacterized protein, with product MFGFGKHSTIASYVAKKYQNILVISSQHYDDFIDQTSRQATKPDIITHYNKTKSGVDVVDKLCASYNLARNTSRWPMVVFFSMLNVAGINAQVISIENGQENIRRRLFLMKLDHELTLPQLQKEVLWHKEYHVLFLKRLSDLDQRKSTMKKLN